The Planctellipticum variicoloris DNA window GAAGGCCAGCATGAAACCTGTCAGTCGCGAAGCATCGCCCCAGTACGAACGCATTTCCTGCACCCGGCCCGCCCCGACGTCATTTCAACGACGAAGCGAGATCACTTTTCGGCCCGTGCGGCGTCTTTGGCGAGCTGCACGAGCGCCAAAGTCCCCGTCAGGAACCCCAGCAAAGCGCCAACCACCGTGAGCCAAGGCTCCGTGCCCCACCTGCGATCCAGCCACCACCCGAAACCGACGGGAACCGCGAACTGAAACCCGATCGAAGTGATGCGGGATGACCACATCATTCCCACTGACAGCGGGGATCGTCCGGATTCAGCCACGACAGACGCCGAACTCAGGAGCCGGCAAAGACCTCCGACCAGCAACGGTCGGCGGCGCGACGACTTGACTTACGGACTCGTAACACCGGGGACTCTACAGGGGCCACTTTCCGAAGTCAAAGCCGTCAAAGGAGCACCGGCGTTTTTCTCAGTTGGGAGAATGAAAAGCCAATTTCCGCACGGGAGACGGTCGGGAATGCCGTGCAGTCCGCCGCGGAAGCTGTGAAATCGGCAAATGAGGTCGGGTGTAGCGGTCAGCAAGCCTTCGGCGGATGCGCCAATCGCGCAGCAATGGACTGCGGATACTGCCAAACCGGGCAGAAGTCGCAGGGTTTCGGGTCAAGCTCGCCTTGCGAATCACCGTCCAGTCCAGTATATCATAATCAGATTCGTTGATATCTGCAGTCGCTGATCCTCTTCAGCATTGCACGGAATGAGCCCAAGGGCCGGGGCCACCGTGGCTGGCGACGGTCTCAAAACTGAGACAGCCGGCCAACGAATCCAAGGCTGCTGTCCTGCAGTCTGGTCACGGACGACTGAACGTTCCTGTCTGTTCACCCTGCGGTGGATTCACGGCACGCTACGGAGTTCGAGACGATGACGCCGGACAGCCTGAGTACATACACCAAAAAGAAGCTCACCACTCTCGCCCTCAGCCGCGGCGTCTCCGGCGCTCATGCACTTCGCAAAGAGGAGCTGATTGCCGCCATTCTGACCAACAAGAAGAAGCCTTCCGGAGGTGCTCGGTCCAAGCCCCTCGAGTCCGAGCGTGCCGCGGCGAGTCCGCGCGGCCGGGCAACCACCCGTTCCACCGGATCGACGGCGGCAGCCGCTTCACGAGCTGCCGGGAGCGAGTCGCGGGGAACGGCAGCACGGAGCAGCCGAGTTCTGCCCCGACCGGCAGCGAAGCTGGCGGGGCCGCCGGCCAGCCGCCTGAAGGCGGGGGCGGAGCGAGGCCCGGACGTGATGGACCTGCGACCGCTCGATCGGAACTGGGTTCAGATCCGCTGGCAGATCTCGGCGGAAACGCTCCGGCGGGCGCGGACCTCCCTGGACTGGGAATTCCATAGTGCTCGGCCGGTGCTGCGGCTCATCGATATCACCGAACAGGACGAGCGGCAGACGGCCGCTGTCCGCGTGACTGATGTCGAACTGGATGGGGAGGTCACCGGCTGGTGCCTCCGGATTCCACATCCGTCACGCAAGTATGCAGTGCATCTGGGGCTGCTGGCGGATGGAGGGCGGTTCCATGTGCTGGTCCGATCGCGTCCGCTGGTGATGCCGGACCACGGCGCCGTTGCAGTCCTGCTGCAGCCCGAAGAGTCGTCGCCGAGGAACCTGACCTCGGTCGCCGATTACGATGCGGACGACGAGCCGCGCGCCTGGTCGGCCGCGGATCTGACTCCGTTGCAGCTCAAGAACCTCGCGGCGGCGCGCTCGAGCCAGACGCCCCCCGAAGGGTCACGAGATTTCCATCTCGTGGTGGGAGCCGATCTCCACATCCATGGCTCGACGCATCCCGAAGCGGCACTGACGTTGCTCGGCAAGCGGGCTTCGGTCGCTACAGATGGTCGGTTCCATTTGCGGATGAAGCTGCCGCCGGGGCGGCATGTGATTCCCGCCGTCGCGACGACTCCCGACGGGACCGAGGAGCGGACGTTTGTGCTTGCCGTGGAGGTGACGGCCCGGGAACTCGAACCGCGACTGATCGAAGAAGTTCCGCGGTGATCTCGCGATCGACTTATCCTCAATCGCGGGCCGGGGCGCACATTTTTGCGATGGTCACTCGCCAATCATCGTCGGCCGCTGGCGCATACAGTCGGACGATGGTCATGGAAAGTCCACGACCGGGAGCTTCCCGGCACCTGACCGAGATTCGGCGAAGTGGCCGCCGCGCTCCGACGAATCTCCGGCGACCGCGGGCGAAGCCATGCCGCTGAGGCTTACGACGGACGAGGACGTCCATCGTACGGGGATTTCGCGGGGGGCGTCTCGACCGGGGAAGACTTCCCCTGGCATCAACACTTGCGGCCCGCCCATTGGCAACTGCACTCAGCGTTTCCTGCGGTCGGTGTCCATCTTGCCATCTGCGGGGTCGGGCGATAGCATCGAAGTTGAGCTCTTCGGAGTTCATGAAACCTCTGCTGTGTTCGATACGGGCATTATGCGTTGACCCTACAACTTTTTCAGTGGGGGTCGGATTCGCTCGGCCGCGTGTATATCCGCGGATTGCTTCGGCGATCCCCGGCTCACACAACCCGGGCAATCGGCTCCCTCCTGGACTCTTCGGGTTCAGAACCTTAGCGCTCGAACGGCATTGGCGGAGGTTTCTTTTTTATTATGGGCCTCTTCGACCGGCTGGAAGCCCGGCAGCGCGACGCGGCCAAGCCGCTGGCGGCCCGCATGCGGCCGAGGTCGATTGACGAATACGTCGGCCAGCAGCACATCCTCGGCCCGGGCAAGCTGCTGCGGCGGTTGCTGGACGCCGACCGGCTGCAATCGGTGGTCTTCTACGGTCCGCCGGGAACGGGCAAGACGTCGCTGGCGGAGATCATCGCCCGGCATACGCGACGGACGTTTCGAGCCTTGAATGCCGCCGCAGCCGGGGTGAAGGAACTGCGCGAGATTCTGGACGCCGCCCGGGAAGCGGTTTCGGTCGGCGGTCCGCGGACGGTGCTCTTCATCGACGAGCTGCACCACTTCAACAAACAGCAGCAGAACGTGCTGCTGCCGGATGTCGAGAACGGAATTGTGGCGCTGGTCGCGGCGACGACGGCGAATCCGTTCTTTGCGCTGATCGCGCCTTTGGTGAGTCGCAGCCAGATCTTCGAGCTGCAGCCGCTGAGCGTTGAGGATGTCGAGGGGCTCAATCGCCGGGCGCTGGCGGATGTGGAGCGGGGTCTCGGCGATCTGCAACTGACGATCGACGACGACGCATGCCGATTCCTGGCGACGATCTGCGACGGCGACGCTCGGCGTTCGCTTGGCGCGCTGGAAATTGCAGCCCTTTCGCTACCGCCCGGAACGACGGCGATCGATCTGGCCGCGGCGGAGGAGTCGATCCAGAAGAAATCGATCCGCTACGACGCGGATGGCGACGATCATTACGACGCCGCGAGCGCTCTGATCAAGAGCATCCGCGGGAGCGATCCTGACGCGGCGATCTACTGGCTGGCCCGCATGCTCGAGGCGGGGGAAGATCCTCGATTCGTCGCCCGCCGCCTGGTGATATCGGCGTCGGAAGACATCGGCAACGCCGATCCGCACGGGCTGGTGCTGGCGAACTCGGCCGCGCAGGCGACGGAGTTTATCGGGATGCCTGAGTGCCGGATCATTCTGGCGCAGGCGACGACCTATCTGGCGCTGGCCCCGAAATCGAATGCGTCGTACCTGGCGATCGACGCCGCCCTGGACGATGTGCGGCACCAGCGAATTCTCCCGGTCCCGAACCATCTCCGCGACCGGCACTATCAGGGGGCGAAGCGGCTCGGACACGGCGAAGGGTATCAGTACGCTCACGATGCGCCCGACGGCTGGGTCGCACAGGACTATCTCGGGGTCGACAAGGCCTACTACGAGCCCAAAGACCGCGGCTTTGAATCCCGGCTGAAAGAGCGACTCGATCAATTCCGTCAACGACGCGCTGCGGCGAATGCAGCGGCTGAGTCGCCGACTCCGGAATCGACTTGATCCGGATTTCTCCCTTCCATCCCCCCCCTGGAGCGGCAGACCGCCGCGACTCTTCAGGACTATGTCGATCCAATCTCAAACCGCTTATCGGCCGCACGAGACGTCGCTGCACCCAGTCGCGGTTCATTCGCTGCGCTGGCTGGAAACGATCGTGGGTTTGCTGGGGCTCGGACTTGCCGTCACCCGGCACGGTCGCGAAGTCTCGGCGGCGCTGCCATCGCTGATGAACTGGCTGGTTGTGCTGGCGGTGGCGATTCCGGCCGCGGCAACGCTCGGTCGCTACTCCTGGAGCCTGGCTCGCAAGTCTTTTCTGCAGCAGAACTTGCCTCCGATGCTGCTGTCAGCGATCTGGCTCGCCGGACTGGTTACTGCCGTCGGATTGTCCGACGGAGTTCCCGAATTGCTGGGACCTCGGCTTCTGGCCTGGACCGAATTGATTGCGATGAGTCGGGGCGTGTACGAAATCTACGCGGTCGTCCGCGGCGCCGCCGACGCCGGATTGAATCCTGCGCTGGTGCTCGTCCTTTCGTTCGTCGGCCTGATCGGGATCGGCACGTTGCTGCTGATGCTCCCGCGGTGCCGTCCGGACGGGGAATTGCCGGCGGACTGGCTGACGGCGCTGTTTACCGCCACGAGCGCCTGCTGCGTTACAGGCCTGGTCGTGAACGACACCAGCGTCTACTGGAGCCGGACGGGGCACGTCGTGATCATGGCGCTGATCCAGGTGGGCGGTCTGGGGATCATGACCTTCGGCGCGTTCTTCGCCGTCGTGATGGGAAGCAAGCTCCTCGCCCGCGAGCATGCGACGATGCGCGATCTGCTGGAGTCCGAACAATTGGGGGACGTTGCCGGTCTGATTCGTTCCATTCTCGGTTTTACGATCATCATCGAGCTCGCGGGAGCATGCCTGCTGACGACGCTGTGGCCGGACCTTCCGCTGCTTGACCGCCTGTTCTATGGCCTGTTTCACTCGGTCAGCGCGTTCTGCAACGCCGGGTTCGCGCTGCGCAGCAACAATCTGATGGGATGGGAGCTGTCGTGGCAGGTCTGGGCCGTTTTCCCGCTGCTGATCATCCTGGGCGGCTTCGGATTCACGCCGCTGCGCAATATCTGGCACGTCGTCCGCTGGCGGCTGGGACTCCTGACGCTGGACCCCGGATCACTTCGTCCGCGGCTGACTCTGACAACTCGGCTGGTGGCGGTCACGACCCTCGGGCTGCTTGTCGTCGGTACGATCGTCCTGCTGCTTCTGGAATGGAATAATTCGCGACATCCACTGCCGGTCACCAATCAGATCGCCAACGCGTGGTTTCATTCCGTGACGCTGCGGACCGCCGGTTTCAACACGATCGATCACGAGCACTTATCACCCGGTTCCAAGTTGTTCGGAATCTCTCTGATGTTCATCGGCGCGTCGCCGGGGTCAACCGGGGGCGGCGTGAAAACGATTTCGCTGGCTCTCATCATTCTGACCCTCCGTTCGATCCTGCGCGGCCGCAACAACGTCGAGGTCTACGGCCGCACGATCCCGGAGACTCAGGTCTTTCGCGGCCTGGCGGTGATCGGGATGGGGCTGGCGACGCTGATGGCCGCCACGATCGTGGTAGTCATGATCGAAGACCGCGCCGATCGATTTCTCGATCAGGCGTACGAGGCCGCCAGCGCGCTGGGGACCGTCGGCGTTTCCGCGAACCTGACGCCGACGTTGAAACCCGCATCGCAACTGGTCCTGATTCTGACCATGCTGCTCGGACGGGTCGGCCCATTGACGCTGATCGTCGCGCTTGCCGGTCGCGGGAATGCCGCCCGCTATCGGTATCCTGAAGAGCGGATCGCACTCGGTTGAAATCGAGCGCGCCGCATGGTTATTGCTGCGGCGATTCCGACTCGTGTCCGGCCCCGATCACCAGCCCGCGGGAATCGACCGGCCGACCATCGAGCGTCGTCGCGCTGCCGCCGGCTTTGTAGACGATCGAATTCGGCCCGTGGACGCCGCCGGCAGTTCCGCGTCCGTGGTATTCGCCGCACTTGAAGGCGTCGCTCTGCACCTTGGGAGCCGCGCCCCGGCAGCCCGCCGGTCCGCAGACCAGGCCGAGAATCAGACCGGCTGCAGCCAGACGCCGTGATGACTTTCTGCAGAATTCGTCCATCGCAAATCCTCTTTGCAACACATCCAGCCCTGAATCCGCCTACCGGATCTGCGGCAATGCTCCGCCGTGAACCAGGGCATTGAAAACCTCCGGATCGAACGGATCGGCGGACTGCGGACGCGCCCCGGGAACACCATCATTCGTCGCAGCGAGTCCATCTGCCTCGGCGTCGGTCCGGGCAGCCGCCGCTGCGTCTGGCGCCGCTGCTGCGACTTCCGCTTTTTCTTTGACCGCGGACCTGGCCGCTGCTGCAAGCGCCTCGGCTTCGGCGTCGTAACCGCCGCGATCGCGGGCGGCGGCATAGACCCAGTCTCGAATGATCTCCAGTTGGCGCTCTCCTCCGGGGCCGCCGAAGATGGCCACCGAGCTCCCTCCGTGATTTCCCTGAGGGATGGTCAGCAACTGCGAATCGCCGGGGCGCTGCAGATCCAGGTAGGGACTCACCGCCGCCAGATTTCGCTCGGTATGGAGCCGATGGCTGTTGAGATTCGACCGCACATGGACCAGTCGGAAGGAATTCTCCGAAACGACGCCGTGGCAACGGGCGTTTCCGCACTTATTGACGAGGATCGGCTGCACGCGGGCCGTAAAGGTGGCGGCCGTTTCGCGGGAGAGGCTTCCCAAGGATTCCGCCTCAGGAACGAGATAGCCGTCGAGGGTGCGAGAGGGAGGGGGCGGCTCTTCGAGCCGATCGGGCTTCAGGACTTCGGCCAACTTCTTCAGCATCTGCCGAGCTTCGACGTGATTGGCGTCGCTCCGCAGCACGAGCTTCAATTCCAGGCGGGCTTCGTCGTAGAGCGAATACGAAATGCACCAGCGGGCCAATTCGATGCGACTCTCCGGCGTCACCGGTTCTTTCCGTGCATCTCGCTGCTGGCGGTAGATATCGTGCAGAGAATCGGCGACCAGTTGCACGTGTTCGTACGGCGCGTGGAGCCGCCCGTTCCGGCCGGTCACCAGGTAGCCCTGAGCGTCCTGCTGGACCTGCCCGGCCATCACCCGGCCGCTCTTGAGCAGGACGTAGCGGTCGACAGCCGGCGGCTGAGCCGAAAGCGATTCGCAGGTCGCCCAGACCGCAGCCACGACCGCCAGCCAATGCAGAATCTGGCGTTGCATCATGTTTCCCGCTGGCTCTGGGAGAAGAATTCCGACACTGAAGCGGACCGTATCTCCGGCCCCCAAGTGGGACAAGACGAGCCGGTCCGAACGACGACTTTCGGATGGCTTCGCAAACTGGAAACGGCCCAGCAGCGGCAAATTCCGCCGATCGCCGGACCGTTCGGGGCATCATGCTTGGCGGATCCCGGCAACCGCTACGGAACAATTGTCCGAAGCGAGCCCGATCCCACACTGCGGAGTCGACGAGGCAGACTTTTTGCCTATCGGCGATGGCGGGGCGAACCGGCCGGACGGTGACACTCTTCGGCCGTGCTTTTCGGCACCCAGCGGGCGAAATCATCAGCGGCCTCGCGAGCGGTCTCGACGGAGGGGGGGGCGTTGGTGCCGAACTGCTGCGCCACTGGCCGCCGGACGCGAGGCTGGTAGTCCTTCAGCGGGTCGGTCGTTTGTCGACCGCGCAGCCAGGCCAGTAGACTCTGTCGCTGCCGAGGGCGTTCGGTCCGGCCGCCCCAGGTGAAGAGCGTCACGGAGAGAAACACGAACATCGCCGCTGCGCCGGCGAGGGGCCAACCGGGCTTCTCGGCGACGGTGAGGATCAGGAGTGCGCACGCCGCCGCACCGAACAGCAGGACGACTGCTGTCGCCAGCAGGGCTACTGCGCTTCGACCGGCGTCGCGATTCGGGCGAAATGTCATCGACCGAGGGTCCTGTGACGGCTGGGAGACTCGTCGTACGGGGTTGAGGATACCACGTTGGGTGAAGGCGTCCAGACGGGAAGGCCGGGTATCGGGCATCGGGATTCGGGTATCGCAGACAAATTCGGTGCAGTCTCTGAGGATTTCTACAGAAAGCTGGCATTGTCGCGTGGGTTGGCGGCGGCGGCTATAATTCTTTAACTTTGCCGAAATCTACTGCTGGAAAACTGCTCCATGCCCCGCGTCGGCCTGTTTATTCCCTGCTACGTCGACCAGCTCTATCCCGACGTCGGCCTGGCGACCGTCGAACTGCTCGAACAATGCGGCTGCGACGTCGACTTTCCGACGGCTCAGACCTGCTGCGGACAGCCGATGGCGAACACGGGCTGCACCGAAGCGGCCAAGCCGCTGGCCCGGCGATTCCTGGAGATTTTCCGGGATTACGAATATGTCGTCGCACCGTCGGGCAGTTGCGTGGCGATGGTCCGAAATCACTATCACGACCTTGTGCACGAGCACCCGGACTTTGAAGCCGTCCACACCAAGACGTTCGAGCTGTGCGAATTTCTGACCGACGTTCTGAAAGTTGACGGCTTTCCGGGCTCGTTTCCGTATCGCGTGGGCCTGCACCAGAGCTGTCACGGACTGCGCGAGCTCCGTTCGGGCAAGTCGAGCGAGCTCAACGTGCCGGGCTTCAACAAAATCGGCGGGCTGCTGGAGTCCCTCGACGGTTTGCAACTCGTGTCGTTGCAACGGCCGGACGAGTGCTGCGGCTTTGGCGGGACGTTTGCCGTCTCGGAAGAAGCGGTCTCCTGCATGATGGGCCTCGACCGCCTGCACGATCACGAACAGTCGGGGACGCAGGTTCTGACCGCCGGGGACATGTCCTGCCTGATGCATCTGCAGGGGCTGATCGCGCGGCAGAAGAAGCCGCTGGCGGTGATGCACGTGGCTCAGATTCTGGCGGGGCGGAAACCTCAGTTGCCGGCGTAGACAAAGACTCCAACCACAAATCGCACGAATGGACACGAAGGAGTTTGACCAGGTTGTGAACGACTGAAGTCGAAGACGGCCGTCACAGCCGGCTACGGCAAGAAACTCCACCAGCGCCACTCGAAGCCAGAGAGACTGACTGAGAATTCTTTATGACTTCCGCAACTGCACACCGCGATCATCCGGAGACGGCCGCCGAGTTCGTCGCCAACGACGCCCGCGCGCACTGGCACGACCAGTCGTTGTGGTTTGTGCGCGCCCGTCGGGACAAGGCCTCACAGACTCTCCCGGAATGGGAAGAACTGCGAGAACGGGCCTCCAAGGTGAAGCTTCACACGATGTCCCGCATGGCGGACTATCTGGAGCAGTTCGAACGGAACGCAATTGCGCTCGGCGCCCAGGTGCACTGGGCCCGGACCCCGGCCGAGCACAACGAAATTGTTTTAGGCATCATTCAGAAGCACAACGCGACGCGGGTGGTGAAGAGCAAGTCGATGCTCACGGAGGAATGTCACCTCAATCCCTTCCTGGAGCGGAATGGCGTCGTGGTCACCGACACCGACCTTGGGGAGTGGATCGTCCAACTCCGCAACGAGCCCCCCAGCCACATCGTGATGCCGGCGATCCACATCAAGAAGGAAGAGATCGGCGAGCTGTTCCACGACCTGCTGGGGACGGAGAAGGGGGCCACCGATCCGCCGTATCTGGTCAATGCCGCACGGCAGAAACTTCGTGAACAGTTTCTGAATGCGGAGATCGGCTTGACGGGCGTGAACTTCGCCATTGCCGAGACTGGCGGCTTTGTGGTGTGCACCAACGAGGGGAACGCCGACCTGGGGGTTTCGCTTCCGAAAGTGCATATCGCCTGCATGGGAATCGAAAAGATCATTCCCAAGGCGGCGGACCTGGGATATTTCTTGCGTCTGCTGGGACGCTCGGCGACTGGGCAGCCGATTACGACGTATTCGTCGCACTTCCACGGTCCGAGACCGGGGGGGGAACTGCATATCATTCTGGTCGATAACGGGCGGAGCAACATTCTCGCCAGCCCGGAGTTCCGGCGGTCGCTGAACTGCATCCGTTGCGGGGCGTGCATGAATACATGCCCGGTGTACCGCCGCAGCGGCGGGCACAGCTACAGCACGACCGTTCCAGGGCCGATCGGCTCGATTCTGGCCCCGACCCGGGATGCGCAGGAACACGCCAGCCTGCCGTTCGCCTGCAGCCTGTGCGGTTCGTGCACCGACGTCTGTCCGGTCAAGATCGACCTGCACAATCAGTTGCTGACATGGCGGCGGGAGCTG harbors:
- a CDS encoding AtpZ/AtpI family protein: MMWSSRITSIGFQFAVPVGFGWWLDRRWGTEPWLTVVGALLGFLTGTLALVQLAKDAARAEK
- a CDS encoding DUF4912 domain-containing protein, with amino-acid sequence MTPDSLSTYTKKKLTTLALSRGVSGAHALRKEELIAAILTNKKKPSGGARSKPLESERAAASPRGRATTRSTGSTAAAASRAAGSESRGTAARSSRVLPRPAAKLAGPPASRLKAGAERGPDVMDLRPLDRNWVQIRWQISAETLRRARTSLDWEFHSARPVLRLIDITEQDERQTAAVRVTDVELDGEVTGWCLRIPHPSRKYAVHLGLLADGGRFHVLVRSRPLVMPDHGAVAVLLQPEESSPRNLTSVADYDADDEPRAWSAADLTPLQLKNLAAARSSQTPPEGSRDFHLVVGADLHIHGSTHPEAALTLLGKRASVATDGRFHLRMKLPPGRHVIPAVATTPDGTEERTFVLAVEVTARELEPRLIEEVPR
- a CDS encoding replication-associated recombination protein A; the encoded protein is MGLFDRLEARQRDAAKPLAARMRPRSIDEYVGQQHILGPGKLLRRLLDADRLQSVVFYGPPGTGKTSLAEIIARHTRRTFRALNAAAAGVKELREILDAAREAVSVGGPRTVLFIDELHHFNKQQQNVLLPDVENGIVALVAATTANPFFALIAPLVSRSQIFELQPLSVEDVEGLNRRALADVERGLGDLQLTIDDDACRFLATICDGDARRSLGALEIAALSLPPGTTAIDLAAAEESIQKKSIRYDADGDDHYDAASALIKSIRGSDPDAAIYWLARMLEAGEDPRFVARRLVISASEDIGNADPHGLVLANSAAQATEFIGMPECRIILAQATTYLALAPKSNASYLAIDAALDDVRHQRILPVPNHLRDRHYQGAKRLGHGEGYQYAHDAPDGWVAQDYLGVDKAYYEPKDRGFESRLKERLDQFRQRRAAANAAAESPTPEST
- a CDS encoding TrkH family potassium uptake protein — its product is MSIQSQTAYRPHETSLHPVAVHSLRWLETIVGLLGLGLAVTRHGREVSAALPSLMNWLVVLAVAIPAAATLGRYSWSLARKSFLQQNLPPMLLSAIWLAGLVTAVGLSDGVPELLGPRLLAWTELIAMSRGVYEIYAVVRGAADAGLNPALVLVLSFVGLIGIGTLLLMLPRCRPDGELPADWLTALFTATSACCVTGLVVNDTSVYWSRTGHVVIMALIQVGGLGIMTFGAFFAVVMGSKLLAREHATMRDLLESEQLGDVAGLIRSILGFTIIIELAGACLLTTLWPDLPLLDRLFYGLFHSVSAFCNAGFALRSNNLMGWELSWQVWAVFPLLIILGGFGFTPLRNIWHVVRWRLGLLTLDPGSLRPRLTLTTRLVAVTTLGLLVVGTIVLLLLEWNNSRHPLPVTNQIANAWFHSVTLRTAGFNTIDHEHLSPGSKLFGISLMFIGASPGSTGGGVKTISLALIILTLRSILRGRNNVEVYGRTIPETQVFRGLAVIGMGLATLMAATIVVVMIEDRADRFLDQAYEAASALGTVGVSANLTPTLKPASQLVLILTMLLGRVGPLTLIVALAGRGNAARYRYPEERIALG
- a CDS encoding (Fe-S)-binding protein, which produces MPRVGLFIPCYVDQLYPDVGLATVELLEQCGCDVDFPTAQTCCGQPMANTGCTEAAKPLARRFLEIFRDYEYVVAPSGSCVAMVRNHYHDLVHEHPDFEAVHTKTFELCEFLTDVLKVDGFPGSFPYRVGLHQSCHGLRELRSGKSSELNVPGFNKIGGLLESLDGLQLVSLQRPDECCGFGGTFAVSEEAVSCMMGLDRLHDHEQSGTQVLTAGDMSCLMHLQGLIARQKKPLAVMHVAQILAGRKPQLPA
- a CDS encoding lactate utilization protein B, whose amino-acid sequence is MTSATAHRDHPETAAEFVANDARAHWHDQSLWFVRARRDKASQTLPEWEELRERASKVKLHTMSRMADYLEQFERNAIALGAQVHWARTPAEHNEIVLGIIQKHNATRVVKSKSMLTEECHLNPFLERNGVVVTDTDLGEWIVQLRNEPPSHIVMPAIHIKKEEIGELFHDLLGTEKGATDPPYLVNAARQKLREQFLNAEIGLTGVNFAIAETGGFVVCTNEGNADLGVSLPKVHIACMGIEKIIPKAADLGYFLRLLGRSATGQPITTYSSHFHGPRPGGELHIILVDNGRSNILASPEFRRSLNCIRCGACMNTCPVYRRSGGHSYSTTVPGPIGSILAPTRDAQEHASLPFACSLCGSCTDVCPVKIDLHNQLLTWRRELALKFLVPFDKRLGMSLAAAVFARPWLYRVGGAIARRVFPWLPRMLVYNRWNPWGRQRELPEMPAQSFRALYARRKRNHKVPSDQKPASR